In a single window of the Methanolobus psychrophilus R15 genome:
- a CDS encoding IS1 transposase — translation MTDNWKAYAEFLPDEVHTRSKAETYTVEGYNSIFRHFLARLRRKTKCYTKSLEMLKYSVLLLMKYRNNELTILN, via the coding sequence ATGACCGATAACTGGAAAGCATATGCAGAGTTTCTTCCAGATGAGGTTCATACACGATCAAAAGCAGAAACCTATACAGTGGAAGGATATAACAGCATATTCAGGCACTTTCTGGCAAGATTACGAAGAAAAACAAAATGTTATACTAAGAGTCTTGAAATGCTAAAATACTCTGTTCTTCTTTTGATGAAGTATAGAAATAATGAACTAACTATACTTAATTAA
- a CDS encoding archaeosine tRNA-ribosyltransferase — protein sequence MTRYFEVQQRDGAARIGKLLLGKVIQTPFIVDSRTLGSPENPIVDAGSLWRLGSTEAAREELNKIRNAAGENALIILPHQSFPPEVPDDIANSAASDLNMDITGPTGTTYRHSQSIRDSDLYVMEGAGCFENNSRRFFNMLLEIKKDVAPDTAIYTPNICLPENVAMLVYLGIDVLDNTKAIIAAHSDIYLTSAGRFHLDSLAELPCRCAVCAGITVDELRSQDRRKRAKILEMHNLNAQESEIALVREKIRAGTLREYVEGQCRTRPWLTALLRLADSEYQYIEESNPIARSNEMLANSTESLSRVEIVRFATRVLERYTPPEADILVLLPCSAKKPYSISNSHWRFINAIGSNRRYVHEVIITSPIGIVPRELELTYPAAHYDTAVTGHWDAQEREWVAGCLEKYLTKNQYRTIIAHVEDAYREICETVSRRLGIGMIFTGSGNVSSHEALRRLKEEVERHSDGKSRNVEERKKDMIRSIADYQFGKGAGTVLVPADSVVKGPYPKYQIFTGKKQLVTLIPQYGTLAVTIEGTELMVPSGNYQVRIDDFVPKGSLLAPGVIEADPLIRPGDEVFICGEKALCVGRAVMSGMEMQRSGRGVAVDLRHVKKL from the coding sequence ATGACACGATACTTTGAGGTACAGCAACGCGACGGAGCTGCAAGGATTGGGAAACTGCTGTTGGGCAAGGTTATCCAGACACCATTTATAGTGGACAGCCGGACCCTGGGCTCCCCGGAAAACCCCATAGTTGACGCTGGTTCTCTCTGGAGACTCGGTTCTACAGAAGCGGCCCGGGAAGAACTTAACAAAATACGCAACGCTGCGGGAGAGAACGCGCTTATCATCCTCCCTCACCAATCATTCCCTCCTGAGGTCCCTGACGATATAGCAAACTCTGCTGCCAGTGATCTTAACATGGACATAACAGGTCCCACCGGGACCACCTACCGGCATTCACAGAGTATCAGAGATAGCGACCTCTACGTAATGGAAGGAGCAGGATGCTTTGAGAACAATTCAAGACGGTTCTTCAACATGCTGCTTGAGATAAAAAAAGATGTTGCACCTGATACTGCCATTTACACTCCCAACATCTGCCTTCCGGAGAACGTTGCGATGCTTGTTTACCTGGGTATAGATGTCCTGGACAACACTAAAGCTATAATTGCGGCGCACAGCGACATCTATCTTACGTCTGCAGGCAGGTTCCACCTTGACTCCCTTGCCGAGCTGCCCTGCAGGTGTGCAGTATGTGCCGGCATTACTGTTGATGAACTGAGATCCCAGGACAGGAGAAAACGTGCAAAGATCCTTGAGATGCACAACCTCAATGCACAGGAAAGTGAGATTGCCCTTGTCAGGGAGAAGATCCGTGCCGGCACATTGAGGGAATATGTAGAGGGACAATGCAGGACACGACCCTGGCTCACTGCCTTACTTCGGCTGGCTGACAGCGAATATCAGTATATAGAGGAAAGCAATCCTATTGCAAGGTCCAATGAGATGCTGGCAAACAGCACAGAGTCATTATCAAGAGTGGAGATCGTGCGCTTTGCCACACGTGTCCTTGAAAGATACACTCCTCCTGAAGCTGACATACTGGTATTGCTGCCCTGCTCGGCTAAAAAGCCCTATTCTATCTCAAACTCCCACTGGAGGTTCATCAATGCAATCGGAAGCAACCGCAGATACGTCCATGAGGTTATTATCACATCACCTATCGGCATAGTTCCCAGGGAACTGGAGCTGACATATCCAGCCGCACATTACGATACAGCGGTCACTGGACACTGGGATGCACAGGAAAGGGAATGGGTGGCAGGCTGCCTTGAGAAGTACCTTACAAAGAATCAGTACAGGACTATCATCGCCCATGTGGAAGATGCATACAGGGAGATATGCGAAACGGTTTCCCGGAGGCTGGGCATCGGGATGATATTCACAGGCTCAGGCAACGTCAGCTCCCATGAGGCCCTCAGGCGACTGAAGGAGGAAGTAGAGAGGCACAGTGACGGGAAGTCCCGCAACGTCGAGGAAAGAAAGAAGGACATGATACGCTCCATAGCCGACTACCAGTTCGGAAAGGGAGCAGGCACTGTCCTTGTACCTGCGGACTCGGTCGTAAAGGGTCCTTATCCCAAGTATCAGATATTCACCGGAAAGAAACAGCTCGTTACCCTCATACCCCAATATGGCACGCTTGCAGTCACTATTGAAGGAACGGAGCTTATGGTGCCTTCCGGGAATTATCAGGTAAGAATAGATGACTTTGTGCCAAAAGGCTCCCTGCTGGCTCCCGGAGTTATCGAAGCGGACCCTCTTATAAGACCGGGCGATGAAGTGTTCATATGCGGCGAGAAGGCCCTGTGTGTTGGCAGAGCCGTGATGAGCGGCATGGAAATGCAGAGATCCGGGAGAGGAGTTGCAGTGGACCTGCGTCATGTTAAAAAACTGTGA
- a CDS encoding FAD linked oxidase domain-containing protein — MQKTDLLDKLQEIVGKERVSASAAELYCYSFDASQVRGMPEFVIRPTTTAQVSDVVRLAWEKGISVTARGAGTGLAGGSVPVEGGIVLDMSSMNKLLEMDFDNLQVIVEPGIVQEKLNLALEPYGFFFPPDPGSSAMCTLGGLIANNGSGMRSVKYGTTRNYVLGLEVVLADGTVINTGSKTIKSVAGYSLTDLFVGSEGTLGIITKAILKVRALPKERSVLLASFENPELAGKAVVKVLSSGIVPSACEILDSNIIDAINTYDPKVGLPRAGAILMFEMDGTESAVREGIAMIEDACSSLATGIRAATNKKEREEIWAARRLVGAAVSRLDPMRTRVYLGEDIGVPIKEIPRMLHKVREISEEFDLPIMTYGHIGDGNLHTGMCIDMLDDKDWDKLNKAADKIHRTAISIGGTVTAEHGVGGARAEYLELELGKALDVMILIKKALDPKGILNPGKMGV, encoded by the coding sequence ATGCAAAAGACCGATCTACTGGACAAATTGCAGGAGATTGTGGGGAAAGAAAGGGTTTCCGCATCTGCTGCCGAACTTTATTGTTACTCCTTCGATGCTTCCCAGGTAAGGGGAATGCCTGAATTCGTAATCAGGCCAACTACTACTGCACAGGTATCGGATGTAGTGAGGCTCGCCTGGGAAAAAGGGATATCGGTCACTGCACGTGGCGCTGGCACGGGTCTTGCGGGCGGCTCTGTTCCGGTGGAAGGTGGCATTGTACTTGACATGTCTTCAATGAATAAGCTACTTGAAATGGATTTTGACAATCTTCAGGTGATCGTGGAGCCTGGCATAGTCCAGGAGAAACTGAACCTGGCCCTTGAGCCATATGGCTTCTTCTTCCCTCCTGATCCGGGCAGTTCTGCAATGTGCACCCTTGGCGGGCTTATAGCGAACAACGGAAGCGGCATGCGCTCTGTCAAGTATGGTACGACCCGCAACTACGTGCTTGGGCTTGAAGTGGTGCTGGCGGATGGCACTGTTATCAACACCGGTTCAAAGACAATAAAATCAGTCGCAGGCTATTCCCTGACCGATCTTTTCGTCGGCTCTGAGGGAACACTTGGCATTATCACAAAGGCAATACTCAAGGTACGTGCCCTGCCAAAAGAGCGTTCAGTGCTGCTTGCTTCCTTTGAGAACCCCGAGCTTGCGGGCAAGGCTGTGGTAAAGGTGCTGTCCTCAGGAATAGTACCTTCTGCATGTGAGATCCTTGACAGTAATATAATAGATGCAATTAACACCTATGACCCGAAGGTAGGGCTCCCCCGGGCAGGAGCTATCCTGATGTTTGAGATGGACGGGACAGAGAGCGCAGTGCGTGAAGGCATTGCCATGATAGAGGATGCCTGCAGTTCACTGGCTACAGGCATCAGGGCCGCGACCAACAAAAAGGAAAGGGAAGAGATATGGGCGGCAAGAAGGCTTGTCGGTGCGGCGGTATCAAGGCTGGATCCCATGCGTACCCGTGTATATCTGGGTGAGGACATCGGCGTTCCTATAAAGGAGATTCCCAGGATGCTTCACAAGGTCCGGGAGATATCCGAAGAGTTTGATCTTCCCATCATGACCTACGGGCATATCGGTGACGGAAACCTGCACACAGGAATGTGCATTGACATGCTTGACGATAAGGACTGGGACAAGCTGAACAAAGCGGCCGATAAGATACACCGCACCGCCATTTCCATAGGAGGCACCGTAACAGCAGAACATGGTGTTGGCGGTGCAAGGGCTGAATACCTCGAACTGGAACTTGGCAAAGCCCTTGATGTGATGATACTTATCAAGAAAGCCCTTGATCCCAAGGGGATACTCAATCCCGGCAAGATGGGGGTCTGA
- a CDS encoding CoB--CoM heterodisulfide reductase, with the protein MTESDMRSILKCVRCGTCRSVCPIFDVVGWESSSSRGRMLIAHGVSQGLEVDEGVLNSLNMCTTCGICEQLCPSGAAPPKVVEHTRHQLVLQGKMTQAQRDIESRANELGNTLGETGERMAWLGESRADVKDEADYVYFAGCLGSYRYPELAKRTFDILKKFGVTVLKDEVCCGSPLLRTGSDPLELISKNLEQIKATGAHTIITGCAGCYTTLRNDYPDNLKVVHVSEFLAERLAEMDLKKLDLKVSYHDPCHLGRCNGVFDAPRDIITSICDLKEMKNIREKSRCCGAGGGVLKGYPELSQELSKKRAEDIPEGVDYLVTSCPLCRTNLKRGGPQVEVLDIIDLLEMAMK; encoded by the coding sequence ATGACAGAATCTGATATGCGTTCTATACTGAAGTGTGTCCGTTGCGGAACCTGCCGCTCCGTATGTCCCATATTTGATGTGGTCGGCTGGGAGTCATCAAGCTCCCGAGGGCGCATGCTTATCGCCCATGGCGTCTCCCAGGGCCTGGAAGTGGATGAGGGTGTGCTCAACAGCCTTAACATGTGTACCACCTGTGGCATATGCGAGCAGTTGTGCCCGTCAGGTGCAGCCCCTCCTAAAGTAGTAGAACACACAAGGCACCAGCTGGTATTGCAGGGCAAGATGACCCAGGCCCAGAGAGATATCGAATCCAGGGCCAATGAACTTGGCAATACTCTTGGTGAGACCGGGGAGCGTATGGCATGGCTTGGTGAGTCGCGGGCCGATGTGAAGGATGAGGCCGACTATGTTTATTTTGCAGGCTGCCTGGGCTCCTACAGGTACCCGGAACTTGCCAAACGCACATTCGATATTCTCAAGAAATTCGGTGTGACAGTCCTCAAGGATGAAGTATGCTGTGGTTCTCCTCTCCTGAGGACCGGCTCTGACCCTCTGGAGCTTATCTCAAAGAACCTGGAGCAGATTAAGGCAACAGGCGCTCACACCATAATCACAGGATGTGCCGGCTGCTATACGACTTTGAGGAACGATTATCCGGATAACCTGAAAGTTGTCCACGTTTCCGAATTCCTTGCAGAGCGCCTGGCTGAGATGGATCTGAAAAAGCTCGACCTGAAGGTATCCTATCACGACCCCTGCCATCTGGGAAGATGCAACGGCGTATTCGATGCACCAAGGGATATCATAACCAGTATCTGCGACCTTAAGGAAATGAAGAACATCCGTGAGAAGTCCAGATGCTGCGGCGCAGGCGGCGGCGTGCTAAAAGGCTATCCCGAGCTGTCCCAGGAGCTATCAAAGAAACGCGCGGAGGATATCCCTGAGGGAGTCGACTATCTTGTCACTTCATGCCCTCTGTGCAGGACAAATCTCAAGCGCGGCGGCCCGCAGGTAGAAGTGCTGGATATAATCGACCTGCTGGAAATGGCAATGAAGTAA